The following proteins come from a genomic window of Paucimonas lemoignei:
- a CDS encoding outer membrane protein, Skp family — MRKLTQLVLLATVLAASPAFADMKIAVLNYQMALLESDAAKKYAVDAEKKFGPQLTKLKSLESSAKGIQDRLVSGGDKMAQPERERLELEFKQKARDFQFQSKELNEAKAVADREMLKQLKPKLDQAVEEVIKKGAFDLVFERGAVIDVKPQYDVTRQVIERMNQLK; from the coding sequence GTGCGTAAGTTGACTCAATTGGTACTGCTGGCAACCGTGTTGGCAGCAAGCCCGGCTTTTGCCGACATGAAAATCGCCGTTCTGAACTATCAGATGGCTCTGCTGGAATCTGATGCTGCGAAGAAATACGCAGTGGATGCCGAGAAGAAGTTCGGTCCGCAACTGACCAAGCTGAAATCTCTGGAAAGCAGCGCCAAGGGCATCCAGGATCGTCTGGTCAGCGGTGGCGACAAGATGGCCCAGCCAGAGCGCGAGCGTCTTGAGCTTGAATTCAAGCAAAAGGCCCGCGACTTCCAGTTCCAGTCTAAAGAACTGAACGAAGCCAAAGCTGTTGCTGACCGCGAAATGCTCAAGCAACTCAAGCCTAAGCTGGATCAGGCAGTGGAAGAAGTGATCAAGAAAGGTGCTTTTGACCTGGTCTTCGAGCGCGGTGCAGTGATTGACGTCAAGCCACAGTACGACGTTACTCGCCAGGTCATCGAGCGCATGAACCAGCTGAAGTAA
- the lpxD gene encoding UDP-3-O-[3-hydroxymyristoyl] glucosamine N-acyltransferase: protein MTVSIKLGQLAEFLGATLRGAEDKEITGLATLQEAGPGQVSFLANPQYRKFLAETHASAVLLKPADADAYVGDALLVPDPYLAYARISHLFDPKPKAPSGVHLTAIIAGDALVDETASIGPFAVVESGARIAAGVTVGAHCFIGARCEIGEGGWLAPRVTLYHDVRIGQRVVIQSGAVLGGEGFGFANEKGIWQKIAQIGGVLIGDDVEIGVNTAIDRGALADTRIGNGVKLDNQIQIAHNVQIGDHTAMAACVGISGSSKIGKHCMLAGGVGLVGHIEICDGVFITGMTMVTHSITEPGSYSSGTAMQPAGEWRKSAARLRKLDDMARRLQKVEKIVEAVTSGVNASSDG from the coding sequence ATGACCGTTTCCATCAAGCTCGGCCAACTGGCTGAGTTCCTCGGCGCCACGCTACGTGGCGCAGAGGATAAAGAAATCACCGGGCTGGCCACTTTGCAAGAGGCCGGCCCGGGTCAGGTCAGCTTCCTGGCCAACCCGCAGTACCGTAAATTCCTTGCCGAAACTCACGCCTCTGCTGTGCTGCTCAAGCCAGCTGATGCAGATGCTTATGTGGGCGATGCGCTGCTGGTGCCTGATCCTTATCTTGCCTATGCACGAATCTCCCATCTGTTCGATCCCAAGCCCAAGGCCCCTTCCGGTGTGCATCTGACCGCAATCATTGCTGGCGATGCCCTGGTGGACGAGACGGCCAGTATTGGTCCGTTTGCGGTGGTCGAAAGCGGCGCACGGATTGCGGCAGGTGTAACAGTTGGAGCGCATTGCTTCATCGGTGCCCGTTGCGAGATTGGTGAGGGTGGCTGGCTCGCGCCGCGTGTCACGCTTTATCACGATGTGCGTATCGGCCAGCGTGTGGTGATCCAGTCCGGTGCTGTTCTGGGCGGGGAGGGCTTCGGCTTTGCCAACGAGAAAGGCATCTGGCAGAAAATTGCCCAGATTGGCGGTGTGCTGATTGGTGATGACGTGGAAATCGGCGTCAACACGGCGATTGACCGTGGCGCATTGGCTGATACGCGAATCGGCAATGGTGTGAAGCTGGATAATCAGATCCAGATCGCTCACAACGTGCAGATCGGTGACCACACGGCCATGGCGGCGTGTGTCGGCATCTCCGGCAGCAGCAAGATCGGCAAGCACTGCATGTTGGCTGGCGGTGTCGGACTGGTTGGCCATATCGAAATTTGTGACGGTGTTTTCATCACCGGCATGACGATGGTGACTCATTCCATCACTGAACCGGGGTCCTATTCATCCGGTACGGCGATGCAGCCGGCGGGCGAGTGGCGCAAGAGCGCAGCACGGCTTCGCAAGCTGGATGACATGGCCAGGCGCCTGCAAAAAGTGGAAAAGATTGTCGAGGCAGTGACCTCGGGCGTAAATGCTTCATCAGATGGCTGA
- the dnaE gene encoding DNA polymerase III subunit alpha — protein MPASFVHLRLHTEYSLVDGLVRVKPLVKTLAGMNMPAVAVTDQNNLCSLVKFYKAAMGAGIKPICGADLWLSNKDADASLSRISLLVMNAKGYRNLTELISRGFIEGQRNGQIIIERSWVAEASEGLIALSAAKEGEIGMALLGGNPGEADQLLQEWMAVFPDRFYVEVQRTNRANDEEHLHAAVALAERHGAPLVATNDVRFIKQEDFEAHETRVCIGEGRALDDPRRSHNYSDQQYLKSADEMAELFSDLPEALQNTVEIAKRCNIDVKLGTHFLPNFPIPDGMTIDEYFRKVSFEGLEERLAVLWPKDTTPDYEAKRQVYVDRLNFELDIIIQMGFPGYFLIVMDFIQWAKSNGVPVGPGRGSGAGSLVAYVQKITDLDPLEYDLLFERFLNPERVSMPDFDVDFCMDGRDRVIDYVAEKYGRNAVSQIITFGSMAAKAVVRDVARVQGKSYGLADRLSKMIPFEVGMTLEKAYEQEEILRDFLKVDEEAAEIWEMARKLEGVVRNVGKHAGGVVIAPTKLTDFSAIYCDEEGDGLVTQFDKDDVEAAGLVKFDFLGLRTLTIIDWALKTINRDRAKVDEPPLDIAFIPLDDAPTYQLLQKAETTAVFQLESRGMKELIKKLKPDCLEDLIALVALFRPGPLQSGMVDDFINRKHGRAELSYPHVDYQYEGLKPVLAPTYGIILYQEQVMQIAQVMAGYTLGGADMLRRAMGKKKPEEMAKQRGGFIDGCKTNNIDPDLAGNIFDLVEKFAGYGFNKSHSAAYGLVSYQTAWLKTHYPAPFMAAVLSADMHNTDKVVTLIEEVRTMKLRLDAPDVNISEFKFTVSDDGRILYGLGAIKGVGEGPVEAITEARQAGPFTDLFDFCARVDLKRVNKRTLDGLIRSGALDRLGPYFETEPKAYQANIDRNRAVLLASLVEAIQAAEQTARSHDSGHMDMFGGLFVEEDTDVYANHRNAKEGSLKDRLRGEKETLGLYLTGHPIDEYEGEIRRFARQRIIDLKPARDTQTVAGLIIALRVMKNKKGDKMGFITLDDRSGRIEASLFAEAFHSAQALLQTDAMVVVEGEVSNDDFSGGLRLRAKRVMSIEDARTNLAESLRLTVRAEALKGDRLRWLGELCKRHRGACPITLDYTGLDAKALLQFGEAWRIDPADSLIQALRDQFGRENVFLQYR, from the coding sequence ATGCCGGCTTCTTTCGTTCATCTACGCCTGCACACCGAATATTCGCTGGTTGATGGCCTGGTTCGGGTCAAACCGTTGGTCAAGACCCTGGCTGGCATGAACATGCCTGCCGTGGCGGTGACCGATCAGAACAACCTGTGTTCGCTGGTCAAGTTCTACAAGGCGGCCATGGGCGCGGGCATCAAGCCGATCTGTGGCGCTGACCTGTGGCTTTCAAACAAGGACGCTGACGCTTCACTGAGTCGCATCAGCCTGCTGGTGATGAACGCCAAGGGCTACCGCAACCTGACCGAGCTGATCTCCCGTGGGTTTATCGAAGGTCAGCGTAATGGCCAGATCATCATCGAGCGTTCCTGGGTCGCCGAAGCCAGCGAAGGGCTGATTGCCCTGTCCGCGGCCAAGGAAGGCGAGATTGGCATGGCGCTGCTGGGGGGCAACCCCGGTGAGGCCGATCAGTTGCTGCAGGAGTGGATGGCAGTCTTCCCCGACCGCTTCTATGTGGAGGTGCAGCGCACCAACCGCGCCAACGACGAGGAACACCTGCACGCCGCTGTCGCTCTGGCCGAACGCCATGGCGCACCGTTGGTAGCGACCAACGATGTGCGTTTCATCAAGCAGGAAGATTTCGAGGCCCACGAGACTCGTGTCTGCATCGGCGAAGGCCGCGCGCTGGATGACCCGCGCCGCTCTCATAACTACAGCGATCAGCAGTACCTGAAAAGCGCCGACGAAATGGCCGAGCTGTTCAGTGACCTGCCCGAGGCGCTGCAGAACACCGTCGAAATCGCCAAGCGCTGCAATATTGACGTAAAGCTGGGCACTCACTTCCTGCCCAACTTCCCGATCCCCGATGGCATGACCATCGATGAGTATTTCCGCAAGGTGTCTTTCGAAGGTCTGGAAGAACGCCTGGCCGTGCTGTGGCCCAAGGACACCACTCCTGACTACGAAGCCAAGCGCCAGGTCTATGTTGACCGGCTGAATTTCGAGCTGGATATCATCATTCAGATGGGCTTCCCCGGTTACTTCCTGATCGTGATGGACTTCATCCAGTGGGCCAAGAGCAATGGCGTGCCGGTCGGACCTGGCCGGGGGTCGGGCGCCGGTTCCCTTGTGGCGTATGTACAGAAGATCACTGACCTCGACCCGCTGGAATATGACCTGCTGTTCGAACGCTTCCTGAACCCGGAACGGGTTTCCATGCCCGACTTCGACGTCGACTTCTGCATGGATGGTCGTGACCGGGTTATCGATTACGTGGCCGAGAAGTACGGCCGTAATGCGGTGAGCCAGATCATCACCTTTGGTTCCATGGCCGCCAAGGCGGTGGTACGGGACGTGGCGCGAGTCCAGGGCAAGTCCTACGGGCTGGCGGATCGTCTGTCGAAGATGATCCCGTTCGAAGTCGGCATGACCCTGGAAAAAGCCTACGAGCAGGAAGAGATCCTGCGCGACTTCCTCAAGGTTGATGAAGAAGCCGCCGAAATCTGGGAAATGGCCCGCAAGCTTGAAGGCGTTGTGCGTAACGTCGGTAAACACGCCGGTGGTGTGGTAATCGCGCCCACCAAGCTGACTGACTTCTCCGCCATTTATTGCGACGAAGAAGGTGACGGCCTGGTAACCCAGTTCGACAAGGACGACGTCGAGGCCGCCGGGTTGGTGAAGTTCGACTTCCTCGGCCTGCGGACCCTGACCATCATCGACTGGGCGCTGAAAACCATTAACCGCGACCGCGCCAAGGTCGATGAGCCGCCGCTGGATATCGCGTTCATTCCGCTGGACGATGCACCGACCTACCAGTTGCTGCAAAAAGCGGAAACCACAGCGGTGTTCCAGCTTGAATCCCGAGGCATGAAAGAGCTGATCAAAAAGCTCAAGCCCGACTGCCTGGAAGACTTGATCGCACTGGTGGCCCTGTTTCGTCCGGGCCCGCTGCAGTCAGGCATGGTTGACGACTTCATCAACCGTAAACACGGCCGTGCCGAACTGTCTTACCCCCACGTGGACTACCAGTACGAAGGCCTCAAGCCGGTACTGGCGCCGACCTACGGCATCATCCTGTATCAGGAACAGGTGATGCAGATTGCGCAGGTCATGGCCGGTTACACCCTCGGCGGCGCTGACATGCTGCGTCGAGCCATGGGTAAGAAAAAGCCTGAGGAAATGGCCAAGCAGCGCGGCGGTTTCATTGACGGTTGCAAGACCAACAATATCGACCCTGATCTGGCCGGTAACATTTTCGACCTGGTAGAGAAATTCGCCGGTTACGGTTTCAACAAGTCTCACTCTGCCGCCTATGGCCTGGTGTCGTACCAGACCGCCTGGCTGAAGACGCATTACCCGGCACCGTTCATGGCGGCCGTGCTTTCAGCGGATATGCACAACACCGACAAGGTCGTGACCTTGATCGAGGAAGTGCGGACCATGAAGCTGCGCCTGGATGCGCCGGATGTGAACATCTCCGAGTTCAAGTTCACGGTCAGCGACGATGGCCGCATTCTGTATGGCCTTGGCGCCATCAAGGGTGTGGGTGAAGGCCCGGTTGAAGCCATTACCGAAGCTCGTCAGGCCGGGCCGTTCACGGATCTGTTCGATTTCTGCGCCCGCGTAGACCTCAAGCGCGTCAACAAGCGAACCCTGGATGGCTTGATTCGCAGTGGTGCGCTGGATCGCCTGGGTCCGTACTTCGAGACTGAGCCAAAAGCCTATCAGGCCAACATCGACCGCAACCGTGCGGTGTTGCTGGCCTCGCTGGTAGAAGCTATTCAGGCCGCAGAGCAGACTGCACGTAGCCACGACAGCGGTCACATGGACATGTTTGGCGGTTTGTTCGTCGAGGAAGACACCGACGTCTACGCCAACCATCGCAATGCCAAAGAAGGTAGCCTCAAGGATCGGCTGCGCGGTGAGAAGGAAACCCTGGGGCTTTACCTCACCGGTCACCCGATCGACGAATACGAAGGCGAGATTCGCCGCTTCGCCCGGCAACGGATCATCGACCTCAAACCGGCACGGGATACCCAGACGGTTGCGGGGCTGATCATCGCGCTGCGGGTCATGAAGAACAAGAAGGGCGACAAGATGGGGTTTATTACCCTGGACGATCGCTCGGGGCGTATTGAAGCCTCGCTGTTTGCCGAGGCTTTTCACTCAGCCCAGGCCTTGCTGCAGACCGACGCGATGGTGGTGGTCGAAGGTGAGGTCAGCAACGATGATTTTTCCGGTGGCCTGCGTCTGCGTGCCAAACGGGTGATGAGCATTGAAGATGCCCGCACCAATCTGGCTGAAAGCCTGCGCCTGACCGTGCGCGCAGAAGCCCTCAAGGGCGATCGGCTACGCTGGCTGGGTGAGCTGTGCAAACGCCATCGCGGTGCGTGCCCGATTACCCTGGATTACACCGGCCTGGATGCCAAAGCCTTGCTGCAGTTTGGTGAAGCCTGGCGAATAGACCCCGCAGATAGCCTGATTCAGGCACTGCGTGACCAGTTCGGGCGTGAGAACGTCTTCCTGCAGTATCGTTGA
- the accA gene encoding acetyl-CoA carboxylase carboxyltransferase subunit alpha, producing the protein MNPNFLDFEQPIADLQAKIEELRLVGNDNSLNIGDEISRLQEKSNTLTESIFGNLTSWQIARMARHPRRPYTLDYIQHIFTEFDELHGDRHFSDDAAIVGGVARLEGKPVMVIGHQKGREVREKVRRNFGMPRPEGYRKACRLMEMAERFKMPILTFIDTPGAYPGIDAEERNQSEAIAWNLRVMARLKTPIIATVIGEGGSGGALAIGVCDQLNMLQYSTYAVISPEGCASILWKTADKAPDAAEAMGITADRLKGLGIVDKVIGEPLGGAHRDPAGAAESIRQELSSQLDMLKKFDNDALLARRYERLMSYGL; encoded by the coding sequence ATGAACCCGAATTTTCTTGATTTCGAACAGCCGATCGCTGACCTGCAAGCCAAGATCGAAGAATTGCGCTTGGTCGGTAACGACAACTCGCTCAACATCGGCGACGAAATCTCGCGTTTGCAAGAGAAAAGCAACACGCTGACCGAAAGCATTTTCGGCAACCTGACCAGTTGGCAGATTGCACGCATGGCGCGTCACCCGCGTCGTCCGTACACCCTGGACTACATTCAGCACATCTTCACCGAGTTCGACGAGTTGCACGGCGACCGTCACTTCTCTGATGATGCGGCGATTGTCGGTGGTGTTGCGCGCCTTGAAGGCAAACCAGTCATGGTCATCGGCCATCAGAAGGGCCGTGAAGTCCGTGAAAAGGTGCGCCGTAACTTCGGGATGCCGCGTCCAGAAGGCTACCGCAAGGCCTGCCGACTGATGGAAATGGCTGAGCGCTTCAAGATGCCGATCCTGACGTTCATCGATACACCTGGCGCCTATCCGGGTATTGATGCCGAAGAGCGTAACCAGAGCGAAGCCATTGCCTGGAACCTGCGCGTCATGGCCCGCCTGAAAACGCCAATCATCGCCACGGTTATCGGCGAAGGTGGTTCGGGTGGTGCATTGGCCATTGGCGTCTGCGATCAACTGAACATGCTGCAGTACTCGACCTACGCGGTGATTTCGCCGGAAGGGTGCGCATCGATTCTGTGGAAAACCGCCGACAAGGCGCCGGACGCTGCTGAAGCCATGGGCATCACGGCTGACCGCTTGAAAGGCCTGGGTATCGTAGACAAGGTGATCGGTGAGCCATTGGGCGGCGCACACCGCGACCCTGCGGGCGCTGCCGAGTCGATTCGTCAGGAACTGAGCAGCCAGTTGGACATGCTCAAGAAGTTTGATAACGACGCGCTGCTGGCCCGTCGTTATGAGCGTCTGATGAGCTACGGCCTGTAA
- the rnhB gene encoding ribonuclease HII — translation MQMGLDFNLVEDLVAGVDEVGRGPLCGAVVTAAVILDPRRPILGLNDSKKLTEAKRERLFDEICEKALCWHIARAEVEEIDELNILHATMLAMKRAVEGLLIAPKLALIDGNRCPQLSVPSAPVIQGDAKVPAIAAASILAKVSRDREMAAFELIYPGYGIGGHKGYPTPVHLEALARLGPTPIHRRSFAPVRAAYEARDMMIASVLSSTSIIPLT, via the coding sequence ATGCAAATGGGTCTGGACTTCAATCTGGTTGAAGATCTCGTGGCAGGCGTCGACGAAGTGGGCCGTGGCCCGCTGTGCGGCGCTGTGGTGACGGCGGCAGTGATTCTTGATCCGCGCCGTCCGATATTGGGTCTGAATGACTCGAAGAAACTCACCGAAGCCAAGCGCGAGCGGCTGTTCGACGAGATCTGTGAGAAAGCCCTGTGTTGGCATATCGCCAGGGCTGAGGTCGAGGAAATCGACGAACTGAACATCCTCCACGCCACCATGCTGGCCATGAAGCGTGCAGTGGAAGGCCTGCTGATCGCTCCGAAACTGGCCTTGATCGATGGCAACCGCTGCCCGCAGTTGTCGGTGCCGAGTGCGCCGGTCATTCAGGGCGATGCAAAGGTGCCGGCCATTGCCGCCGCTTCGATTCTGGCCAAAGTCAGCCGGGATCGGGAGATGGCCGCGTTCGAGCTGATCTATCCCGGTTATGGCATCGGTGGCCATAAGGGTTATCCGACCCCCGTTCATCTGGAAGCGTTGGCACGGCTGGGGCCTACGCCGATCCATCGGCGTTCCTTTGCGCCGGTTCGTGCAGCCTACGAGGCTCGCGACATGATGATTGCCTCTGTTTTGTCTTCGACGTCGATAATCCCGCTGACCTGA
- the fabZ gene encoding (3R)-hydroxymyristoyl-ACP dehydratase produces MPRTPNLYYRLPLEMMEINEIREYLPHRYPFLLVDRVVELDVESKTIRAYKNVSINEPFFNGHFPAHPIMPGVLIIEAMAQAAGILGFKMLDVKPADGTLYYFVGSDKLRFRQPVLPGDQLILEAKFLSCKRQIWKFECQASVDGKPVCSAEIICAERKL; encoded by the coding sequence ATGCCGCGCACTCCCAATCTTTACTACAGGCTTCCCCTCGAAATGATGGAAATCAACGAAATTCGCGAATACTTGCCTCACCGCTATCCGTTCCTGCTGGTGGATCGTGTGGTGGAGCTGGATGTCGAGAGCAAGACTATTCGCGCGTACAAGAATGTCAGCATCAACGAGCCCTTTTTCAATGGTCACTTTCCTGCGCATCCAATCATGCCGGGCGTGTTGATCATCGAAGCCATGGCTCAGGCAGCCGGCATCCTGGGCTTCAAAATGCTTGACGTAAAACCTGCCGATGGCACGCTTTACTACTTCGTGGGTTCGGACAAGCTGCGTTTCCGCCAGCCAGTATTGCCAGGCGACCAACTGATTCTTGAAGCCAAGTTCCTCAGCTGCAAGCGTCAGATCTGGAAGTTTGAGTGCCAGGCTTCGGTTGATGGAAAACCGGTTTGCTCCGCAGAAATCATCTGTGCGGAACGTAAACTATGA
- the lpxA gene encoding UDP-N-acetylglucosamine acyltransferase, translating to MSLIDSRAIIDPTAVLADDVEVGPWSIIGAGVEIGEGTVVGPHVILRGPTRIGKHNRIYQFSSVGEDTPDLKYKGEETRLVIGDHNVIREGVTIHRGTIQDRAETTIGDHNLIMAYAHIGHDSVIGNHCILVNNTALAGHVHVDDWAILSGFTLVHQFCHIGAHSFSGMGTAIGKDVPAFVTVFGNPAEARSMNFEGMRRRGFSEDAIHALRRAYKVVYRQGLTVDQALADLAEPASQFPEVAIFLESIQTSTRGITR from the coding sequence ATGAGTTTGATTGACTCTCGCGCAATCATCGATCCGACAGCCGTTCTGGCTGACGATGTAGAGGTCGGCCCGTGGTCGATCATCGGAGCCGGTGTGGAAATTGGCGAGGGTACAGTTGTTGGGCCGCACGTGATTTTGCGTGGCCCGACCCGGATCGGTAAGCACAACCGCATCTACCAGTTTTCATCGGTAGGCGAGGACACGCCCGATCTGAAGTACAAGGGTGAGGAGACCCGGTTGGTCATTGGCGATCACAACGTGATCCGCGAAGGCGTGACCATTCACCGCGGCACCATCCAGGATCGTGCTGAAACCACGATTGGCGACCATAACCTGATCATGGCTTATGCGCACATCGGCCACGACAGCGTTATCGGCAACCATTGCATTCTGGTCAACAACACCGCATTGGCCGGTCATGTTCATGTCGATGACTGGGCGATTCTGTCCGGCTTCACCCTTGTGCATCAGTTCTGCCACATCGGTGCTCATAGCTTCTCCGGCATGGGCACCGCGATTGGCAAGGACGTTCCGGCTTTCGTGACCGTGTTTGGTAACCCTGCAGAAGCGCGCAGCATGAATTTCGAGGGCATGCGCCGTCGTGGTTTCAGTGAAGATGCCATTCACGCACTGCGCCGTGCCTACAAAGTGGTTTATCGCCAGGGGCTCACCGTCGATCAGGCGCTCGCCGACCTGGCCGAGCCAGCATCGCAGTTCCCTGAAGTGGCGATCTTCCTCGAGTCTATCCAGACTTCAACTCGCGGCATCACTCGCTGA
- the tilS gene encoding PP-loop protein, with protein MTSRTSPGHDLPTRLLHALAPWRNAPVWHIGFSGGLDSTVLLHLLAELAKCEPLPAIKAIHVHHGLQAVAESWPEHCQQVCQALGVDLKVVAVQVKPGASLEEAARDARYVAFNEQLGTNEVLLTGQHRDDQAETVLFRLLRGAGLRGLSGMPVNRALGRGQLVRPLLEVSRKALEAYAAEHGLVWVDDPSNSDCHFARNYLRNEILPVIKARWPQADASIVRAAAHLREAQQLLDELAAQDLAAANSAHAFDWVTVPSLALPTLASLSPARQRNALRHWLAPLTRLPDSDHWAGWGTLRDAGQGGRPVWRLADGELHRDQGRIWWLSDDWLRLPEGVVSWADARHVLNLPGNGQLTFEGETPTGPLQVRYRQGGEVMHLPGRGHRDLKRLLNESEIPLFVRGRLPLLYRNDEFLAVANLPQLCASPREIGRLRWAPPTSDQSLS; from the coding sequence ATGACCAGTCGCACATCTCCCGGTCATGACCTCCCCACCAGGCTTCTTCACGCCCTGGCCCCCTGGCGCAATGCGCCCGTCTGGCATATCGGTTTTTCCGGTGGCCTGGATTCCACTGTCCTGTTGCACCTTCTGGCAGAGCTCGCCAAGTGCGAACCCCTGCCTGCGATAAAAGCCATTCATGTGCATCACGGCCTGCAGGCTGTCGCTGAGTCGTGGCCTGAGCACTGTCAGCAGGTTTGTCAGGCGCTGGGAGTGGATTTAAAGGTGGTTGCGGTGCAGGTCAAACCTGGTGCGAGTCTGGAGGAAGCGGCCCGTGATGCGCGCTATGTTGCGTTCAACGAGCAGCTGGGTACCAACGAGGTGCTGCTCACCGGGCAGCATCGAGATGATCAGGCTGAAACCGTGCTCTTCCGGCTGCTGCGGGGCGCGGGTTTGCGTGGGTTGTCGGGGATGCCAGTCAACCGCGCCTTGGGTCGCGGCCAACTGGTGAGGCCGTTGCTGGAGGTGTCTCGTAAGGCGCTGGAGGCTTACGCCGCCGAACATGGATTGGTCTGGGTGGATGATCCCAGCAACAGCGATTGCCACTTCGCGCGCAATTATTTACGCAACGAAATCCTGCCCGTCATCAAGGCGCGTTGGCCTCAAGCCGATGCCAGTATCGTCCGCGCTGCCGCGCATCTGAGAGAGGCGCAGCAACTGCTGGATGAACTGGCTGCGCAGGACCTGGCTGCTGCCAATTCTGCCCATGCGTTTGACTGGGTCACTGTGCCCTCGCTGGCCTTACCGACGCTGGCGAGCTTGTCGCCTGCCAGACAGCGCAATGCGCTGCGTCATTGGCTGGCCCCGTTGACTCGTTTGCCAGACAGCGATCATTGGGCGGGTTGGGGCACGTTACGTGACGCAGGGCAGGGCGGCCGTCCGGTGTGGCGTCTGGCTGACGGCGAACTGCATCGTGATCAAGGGCGGATCTGGTGGCTTTCCGATGACTGGCTAAGACTGCCCGAGGGTGTTGTGTCCTGGGCCGACGCGCGTCATGTGCTTAACCTTCCGGGCAATGGTCAGCTGACATTCGAGGGCGAGACTCCCACAGGCCCGCTGCAAGTGCGCTATCGCCAGGGTGGAGAAGTGATGCATCTGCCCGGTCGTGGGCACCGGGATTTGAAACGCTTGCTCAATGAGTCCGAAATACCGCTGTTTGTCCGCGGCCGATTGCCGCTGCTGTACCGCAACGATGAGTTTCTGGCCGTCGCCAACCTGCCGCAACTGTGCGCCAGCCCCCGTGAAATCGGGCGCCTGCGCTGGGCACCGCCGACGAGTGACCAAAGTTTGAGCTGA
- the lpxB gene encoding lipid-A-disaccharide synthase, with protein MAGVLRIALVAGEASGDILGSGLMRAIKARHPQVEFIGVGGPLMEAEGMVSIFPMERLSVMGLVEVLGRLRELLAKRKDLVKTLIEQKPDVFIGIDAPDFTLNIELQLRRAGIKTVHYVSPSVWAWRQKRVLKIREGCDLMLTLLPFEARFYEEKGVPVKFVGHPLADTIPLQADRDAARAELGLGAGPVVALMPGSRGGEVGRLGGLFFEAAQQLLAARPDIRFVVPCASPQRREQIEQLLQGRNLPVLLLDGRSHVALAACDAVLIASGTATLEALLYKRPMVVAYRMAPITFWILKRLVKSPYVSLPNLLAQRMLVPELLQDDASADALAQHVLPLLDDAQVQTAGFDEIHRTLRRDASNQAAEAVLNLIGRSPSL; from the coding sequence ATGGCGGGTGTATTGCGTATCGCGCTGGTAGCAGGCGAGGCTTCCGGGGACATTCTCGGGTCCGGCCTCATGCGAGCCATCAAGGCGCGACATCCTCAAGTCGAGTTCATCGGCGTCGGCGGTCCGCTGATGGAGGCCGAAGGTATGGTCTCCATCTTCCCGATGGAGCGCCTGTCGGTGATGGGACTTGTGGAAGTGTTGGGTCGGCTGCGTGAGCTGCTGGCCAAGCGCAAGGATCTGGTCAAGACGCTGATCGAGCAGAAGCCGGATGTGTTCATCGGCATCGATGCGCCGGATTTCACTCTCAATATCGAGCTTCAGTTGCGTCGCGCCGGGATCAAAACCGTGCACTACGTCAGCCCGTCAGTCTGGGCGTGGCGGCAGAAGCGGGTACTCAAGATTCGCGAAGGCTGCGACCTGATGCTCACCTTGCTGCCGTTCGAGGCACGTTTCTACGAAGAGAAAGGTGTGCCGGTGAAGTTTGTGGGCCATCCGCTGGCTGACACTATCCCCCTGCAGGCCGACCGTGACGCAGCGCGTGCCGAACTTGGGCTCGGCGCAGGTCCGGTGGTGGCCTTGATGCCCGGCAGTCGGGGTGGCGAAGTCGGTCGGCTGGGCGGGTTGTTTTTCGAGGCCGCGCAACAGTTGCTGGCTGCACGTCCTGACATCCGCTTTGTGGTGCCATGCGCCAGCCCGCAGCGCCGCGAACAGATCGAACAACTGCTGCAGGGGCGCAATCTGCCGGTTCTGTTACTGGACGGTCGATCCCACGTGGCGCTGGCCGCCTGCGACGCGGTGTTGATCGCCTCAGGCACTGCGACTCTTGAAGCGCTGCTGTACAAACGACCCATGGTCGTTGCCTATCGCATGGCACCGATTACCTTCTGGATACTCAAGCGTCTGGTGAAAAGCCCGTACGTTTCCCTGCCCAACCTGCTGGCCCAGCGCATGCTGGTGCCAGAACTGCTGCAGGACGATGCCAGCGCCGATGCCTTGGCGCAGCACGTATTGCCGCTGCTGGATGACGCTCAGGTGCAAACGGCGGGCTTCGACGAAATTCACCGGACCTTGCGTCGCGACGCATCCAATCAGGCCGCCGAAGCGGTATTAAACCTGATTGGCCGTTCGCCTTCACTGTGA